CGCTTGGTTGAGGCCTTCGCCAGCGGTCCGGTGAAGCGGGCCCGCGTCCTTGAGTTCTATCGCTCGACTCTGCCCCAGCTTGGCTGGAAGATCTCGGGTCCGAGTTCCTTCGCCCGCGAGGGAGAAACCCTTGATCTCGATTTCATCGGCGAGTCCCCCGCCCTGACGGTCCGGTTTTCCCTGGCCCCCGACGGCTGAGCCGCGCCAGCGGCTTACCCTTTGGCGGCGGCCCCCGGTCCGCCCGCCGCCCGCCCACGGGCGGCCCGACAATCCCGCATGATCCTACCACCATTGAGGGAGCAGGCTCAGATGGCCTACGAAAACATTCTCGTGGAAACCAACGGTAAAGTGGGCATCGTCACGCTCAACCGGCCCAAGGCGCTCAATGCCCTTTCGGCCGGGTTGGTCCGCGATCTCGGCGCCGCCCTCGACGCCTTCGAGGCCGATGTGAACGTCCACGTCATCGTCCTGACCGGCTCGGACAAGGCTTTCGCCGCCGGCGCCGATATCAAGGAGATGGCCGAAAAGTCCTATATGGACGCCTATCTCGAAGACTTCATCACCAAGGGCTGGGAGCGGGTGACCACCTGCCGCAAGCCGATCATCGCCGCCGTGGCCGGATTCGCCCTGGGCGGTGGCTGCGAGATGGCGATGATGTGCGATTTCATCATCGCCGCCCAGAACGCCAAATTCGGCCAGCCCGAAATCAACCTGGGCACCCTGCCCGGCGCCGGCGGCACCCAGCGTCTGACCCGCTTCGTCGGCAAGTCCAAGGCGATGGACATGTGTCTGACCGGGCGGATGATGGATGCCGACGAGGCTTGGAAATGCGGCCTCGTCAGCCGCATCGTCCCGGTGGACGATCTCAAGGACGAGGTGCTGAAGATCGCCGAGGCGATCGCCGATAA
The DNA window shown above is from Rhodospirillum rubrum ATCC 11170 and carries:
- a CDS encoding enoyl-CoA hydratase, yielding MAYENILVETNGKVGIVTLNRPKALNALSAGLVRDLGAALDAFEADVNVHVIVLTGSDKAFAAGADIKEMAEKSYMDAYLEDFITKGWERVTTCRKPIIAAVAGFALGGGCEMAMMCDFIIAAQNAKFGQPEINLGTLPGAGGTQRLTRFVGKSKAMDMCLTGRMMDADEAWKCGLVSRIVPVDDLKDEVLKIAEAIADKSLPITMMVKEAVNAAYETTLAQGVRFERRLFQASFATDDQKEGMNAFIEKRQPSFTDR